DNA sequence from the Alkaliphilus metalliredigens QYMF genome:
CACCTCTTATTAATTCATTTTATATATACTTTATATTTCCATAATCTTTGTAAAAAAACCTGCTTATTTTGAAAAGATTTTTAAATTATTTTTAATATCGATGTTTTAGCAATAATTATTTTGAATATCTATATTTTTCTAATCATTATTGACTATTCCTTTTATTAAATGTTTTTATTTTCACTTCCTCCTTTCTTTGGTATCATGGACCTTTTTGAATAAATCAATCTCTCACAACAGAGACTAAAGAGAGAACAAAATTTCATTTAGAATGAAATTTGACTCTCTTCAAATTTTTGAAAACCTATTATAAATAACGCAGTGTTGAAACTTGCCCTTAATCAAGTGGAATATAAAACACACTGCTCTGAAGCTAAATTGAAAATATGAAAGGATGAGATGAAATGTCCAATCCTAAAAGTAAGAAAACAAAAAATGCAAGTCAGGACAATGGCAAACCAACTCGAGATCAATTAATTGTTGATTATGCTAAAGATCAAATAGAAGAAAAAATGCAAGCCAGTGCTATGGATATCAATTGTTTTTGCAGAGACGGATTTGTACACGTCTCTGGAATGGTAGATGTTTTAGCGGAAAAGCAAAGAGCCGAAGAAATTATTGGAAAAATTGAAGGCGTTAGAAAAATTGAGAATAAAATTACTGTGGCAATGGATAGTAATATAACTGACAAACATATGGAAAAAGAAGTTTTGCTACGTTTTCAAGAATATCCCCATGATGACGCTGTACGTGGATTGGGTGTTAAAGTTCATGATGGTGGTG
Encoded proteins:
- a CDS encoding BON domain-containing protein — encoded protein: MSNPKSKKTKNASQDNGKPTRDQLIVDYAKDQIEEKMQASAMDINCFCRDGFVHVSGMVDVLAEKQRAEEIIGKIEGVRKIENKITVAMDSNITDKHMEKEVLLRFQEYPHDDAVRGLGVKVHDGGASLLGHVDNLKSAHDAMDLASQVRGIKHVVNNITIDTLGDYPDTTISNHIIQQYSQIPIGYKDIHRKVSGGVVTLTGYVDNLQEVELAGEIAKGTEGVKKVRNRLRARDK